A section of the Dehalobacter sp. DCM genome encodes:
- a CDS encoding permease, with the protein MSTYMLYGVTIGFLLISLFKDKKKTKVSLKKAWKSFENILPEFLVIILLVGVLLAIINPEVISKIIGESSGWLGVVIAAVVGAITLIPGFVAFPTAAMILQGGAGYMQIGAFVSTLMMVGIVTMPVEIKYFGKKLTILRNLCAFLFSFVVAYIIGLVVGGI; encoded by the coding sequence TTGAGCACATATATGCTTTACGGCGTAACAATTGGTTTCTTGCTAATTTCTCTTTTTAAAGACAAAAAGAAAACCAAAGTGTCTTTAAAAAAGGCATGGAAGTCTTTCGAAAATATTCTCCCAGAATTCTTAGTAATTATTTTATTGGTAGGCGTGTTGCTGGCAATCATTAATCCTGAAGTTATTTCCAAAATAATTGGCGAAAGTTCTGGATGGCTTGGTGTAGTCATAGCAGCAGTTGTCGGAGCCATTACTTTAATCCCCGGCTTTGTGGCCTTTCCGACTGCGGCGATGATTTTACAAGGTGGAGCAGGGTATATGCAGATTGGAGCCTTTGTGTCCACACTCATGATGGTAGGTATTGTTACCATGCCCGTCGAAATAAAATATTTTGGGAAGAAGCTGACTATCTTAAGGAATTTATGTGCGTTTCTGTTCTCCTTTGTAGTGGCCTATATAATTGGTCTGGTAGTAGGTGGCATATGA
- a CDS encoding TnsD family Tn7-like transposition protein, whose amino-acid sequence MLSYFPDPYENELLYSTIARYHYYSGNLSNAHTLKDLFNISTVKPSIFIPIGIKTLADKIRNKKYTVDYLLQNHTIYPLFSPFLNQKTRNHIINGVDSGKGRLNSLRIMRNYDNLKYCPLCAKEDYNKHTEAYFRREHQIPNLNICCHHNCKLKTYPISRLNVSPDSFIRFNYSLVEKEINDNRAYTDPINEKLDKVLVNSAYHLLTSNFQNAENSLRQRYLYFLRSKNYMFSRNKINELKLMTDFKNFYTEESLSYWNLNFDEKHKYNWIRRFLQRPDGSQDPIKNILLIYFLCGDLYYFFSININDELNFPFGEGPWPCLNPIAEHYGQNVITNFELVKNRSIMGYFKCSCGFTYKINIFDKSRFTNLTGSNIVEFGYEWEEKLKGLILKGYGITRLAMEMKCSDKTILRCSEKIGLRDRINSDKKYSHYIFNKNINQDQKMVNYKKRILNYIEKYPQATRSQIRRNLHSTISWLRLNDPNWLEDHLPSNKSPNFTYNNEQYWHEKDDKLYSKVLETYNLIKNQPMRLTKGRIFSKSGIKVNNFIKLPKTKAIFDSIVETIPQFVTRLVDFQCRKCFEEYGEINITKVRAGCNYYMRTNLQKLINERMDYNIRILVRSTNSG is encoded by the coding sequence ATGTTGAGTTACTTCCCAGACCCTTATGAAAACGAATTATTATACAGCACAATTGCAAGATATCACTATTACTCAGGAAATTTATCTAATGCTCATACTTTAAAAGATCTTTTTAATATCTCCACAGTTAAGCCTTCAATTTTCATTCCTATAGGAATAAAAACATTGGCTGATAAAATTCGGAATAAAAAATACACTGTAGATTACTTACTACAGAATCATACTATATATCCATTATTTAGTCCCTTTTTAAATCAGAAAACTAGGAATCATATTATAAACGGGGTAGATTCCGGAAAGGGTAGGCTAAATAGTCTTAGAATCATGCGGAACTATGATAATTTAAAATACTGTCCTTTATGCGCTAAGGAAGACTATAATAAACACACAGAAGCTTATTTTCGTAGGGAGCATCAAATACCGAATCTTAACATTTGCTGCCACCATAATTGTAAATTAAAAACTTATCCAATTTCTAGACTTAATGTAAGTCCAGATTCCTTCATTCGTTTTAACTACAGTTTAGTCGAAAAGGAGATAAATGATAATCGTGCATATACGGATCCAATAAATGAAAAACTTGATAAGGTATTAGTTAATAGCGCGTATCATTTATTGACAAGCAATTTCCAGAATGCTGAGAATTCATTACGGCAAAGATATTTATATTTTCTTAGATCAAAAAACTATATGTTCAGTAGAAATAAAATTAATGAACTTAAACTAATGACTGATTTTAAAAACTTTTATACTGAAGAAAGTCTTAGTTATTGGAACTTAAACTTTGACGAAAAACATAAATATAACTGGATACGACGATTTTTACAACGTCCAGATGGATCTCAAGATCCAATTAAAAATATCTTGCTTATTTATTTTCTCTGCGGTGATTTATATTATTTCTTTAGTATCAATATTAACGATGAATTAAATTTTCCATTTGGGGAAGGTCCATGGCCATGTTTAAATCCAATAGCAGAGCATTACGGACAGAATGTTATTACGAATTTTGAATTAGTAAAGAATCGTAGTATAATGGGATACTTTAAGTGTTCATGTGGTTTTACTTACAAAATTAATATCTTTGATAAATCGAGATTTACTAATTTAACAGGTTCCAATATTGTAGAATTTGGATATGAATGGGAAGAAAAGCTAAAGGGATTAATTCTTAAAGGATACGGAATTACACGGTTAGCAATGGAAATGAAATGCTCAGATAAAACCATTTTAAGATGCTCAGAAAAAATTGGCTTAAGGGATAGAATTAATAGTGATAAAAAATATTCGCATTATATTTTTAATAAGAATATAAATCAGGATCAAAAAATGGTGAATTACAAGAAGCGAATACTAAATTACATAGAAAAATATCCACAAGCAACAAGAAGCCAGATAAGAAGAAATCTCCATAGCACGATAAGTTGGCTTAGATTAAATGATCCAAATTGGCTAGAGGATCATTTGCCTAGCAATAAAAGCCCTAACTTTACATATAATAACGAACAATATTGGCATGAGAAAGACGACAAACTATATAGCAAAGTGTTAGAAACATACAATCTGATTAAAAATCAACCGATGAGATTAACTAAAGGACGTATTTTTAGTAAATCAGGTATAAAAGTGAATAATTTTATAAAGTTGCCAAAAACCAAGGCTATTTTTGATAGTATAGTTGAAACTATACCCCAATTTGTGACTAGATTGGTTGACTTTCAATGTAGGAAGTGTTTTGAAGAGTATGGAGAAATTAATATCACAAAAGTAAGAGCTGGATGTAATTATTATATGCGTACAAACTTACAGAAGTTAATTAACGAAAGGATGGATTATAATATAAGAATACTTGTGAGAAGTACGAATAGTGGTTAG
- a CDS encoding sigma-70 family RNA polymerase sigma factor, whose translation MSPEELWLRYNPKLKNYILKQVPDQYCAEDILQEIGLRIQRNADEIQEITNVDAWLYRITRNLIVDYYRCAKKYTLMEDIADVADLAEPDAAGLENYNKETVECLLKLVAYLPAIDQEAILECDYKGTKQNVLAEKWGISKSGSKSRIQRARKRLTAVMQGCCEVKKDHAGNIIEFNHKDHAGTKFSCLKC comes from the coding sequence ATGTCTCCGGAAGAACTTTGGCTTAGGTATAATCCCAAACTCAAAAATTATATTCTAAAACAAGTACCGGATCAGTATTGCGCGGAAGATATCCTGCAGGAAATAGGTCTGCGGATACAAAGAAATGCCGACGAAATTCAGGAGATCACGAATGTAGATGCCTGGCTTTATCGCATCACGCGAAATCTAATTGTGGATTATTACCGCTGCGCGAAGAAGTATACGTTGATGGAAGATATCGCTGATGTTGCTGATTTAGCGGAACCGGATGCAGCCGGGCTGGAAAATTACAATAAGGAAACAGTGGAATGCTTGCTTAAACTCGTGGCATACCTGCCGGCTATCGATCAAGAAGCTATTCTGGAATGCGATTATAAGGGGACTAAACAAAACGTCCTGGCTGAAAAGTGGGGAATAAGCAAGTCGGGAAGTAAAAGCCGGATTCAGCGGGCGAGAAAAAGATTAACTGCTGTGATGCAGGGCTGCTGTGAAGTCAAAAAAGATCACGCAGGGAATATCATTGAGTTTAATCATAAAGACCATGCCGGAACGAAGTTTTCCTGTTTAAAGTGCTAA
- a CDS encoding permease — translation MVFGWLNDQLLRMEWLSNLVKLLVENIFGLSIQERFGGGLHFFIYDVIKIFILLSVLIFLISYVQSFFPPERTKKILGRFNGISANILGALLGTVTPFCSCSSIPLFIGFTSAGLPIGVTFSFLISSPLVDLASVILIASIFNWTTAIAYVVVGLILAVIGGTVISKAKMEKYVEPFVFNNRMLEMEQEQLTTLERLGFAKDQVRDIVKKVWIYILIGVGIGAAIHNFIPEDVISLLLGQDKWYSVLLATVVGIPMYADIFGTLPIAEALVAKGVGLGTALSFMMAVTALSLPSMIMLKKVVKTKLLVVFAGVVAIGILIIGYSFNAFAYLLM, via the coding sequence ATGGTATTTGGATGGTTAAACGACCAATTGCTTAGAATGGAATGGCTTTCGAATTTGGTGAAGCTCTTGGTCGAGAATATATTTGGACTCAGTATTCAGGAACGTTTTGGTGGCGGGCTTCACTTTTTTATCTATGACGTGATAAAAATATTTATTTTACTTTCCGTTTTGATTTTTTTAATTTCATATGTTCAAAGCTTTTTTCCGCCGGAAAGAACAAAAAAAATACTGGGACGCTTCAATGGTATTTCAGCCAATATTTTAGGAGCGCTACTTGGCACGGTTACACCATTTTGCTCGTGTTCTTCGATTCCGCTCTTTATTGGATTTACCAGTGCCGGACTTCCCATCGGAGTTACCTTCTCGTTTTTAATATCGTCTCCTCTGGTGGATTTAGCTTCCGTGATTTTGATCGCAAGTATTTTTAATTGGACGACGGCTATTGCCTATGTCGTTGTTGGTCTGATTCTGGCCGTGATCGGCGGAACGGTGATTAGCAAAGCAAAAATGGAAAAGTATGTAGAACCGTTTGTATTCAATAATAGAATGCTGGAGATGGAGCAGGAACAGTTGACAACCTTGGAAAGACTGGGTTTTGCTAAAGATCAGGTTAGGGACATTGTGAAAAAAGTGTGGATATATATTCTAATAGGTGTTGGCATTGGCGCTGCGATTCACAACTTTATTCCAGAGGATGTTATTTCCTTACTACTGGGTCAGGATAAATGGTATTCCGTCCTATTGGCCACTGTGGTGGGCATCCCGATGTATGCCGATATTTTCGGGACATTGCCGATTGCCGAGGCTTTGGTCGCCAAGGGGGTGGGTTTGGGAACGGCCTTATCGTTTATGATGGCCGTAACCGCACTGTCTCTGCCCTCCATGATCATGCTTAAAAAGGTGGTCAAAACCAAACTCCTGGTCGTATTTGCAGGGGTTGTAGCCATAGGCATACTGATCATCGGCTATTCTTTTAACGCTTTTGCCTATTTGTTGATGTAG
- a CDS encoding permease gives MKVILKRYQAFGIVTLLLVLLTLFNQSTGLKAIGIAAYSFKEMLLVIPPVFILLGLLDVWVPRETMIKYMGEGSGIKGIVLSILIGSAAAGPLYGAFPVAAVFMKKGVKFSNILIFIGAWSTTKIPMLLFEVSSLGVKFALTRLLIDIPGIIIIAYILSTLISKEEVERIYLKAESLSR, from the coding sequence ATGAAAGTAATACTGAAAAGATACCAGGCATTTGGAATTGTGACTTTACTGCTTGTTCTTCTAACCTTATTCAACCAGAGCACGGGGCTCAAGGCGATTGGTATTGCGGCCTATTCCTTTAAGGAAATGCTCCTTGTGATACCGCCTGTCTTTATTCTCCTGGGGTTACTTGATGTCTGGGTGCCAAGAGAAACGATGATCAAATATATGGGTGAAGGTTCCGGGATAAAAGGGATTGTGTTGTCAATCCTGATTGGTTCCGCTGCAGCTGGCCCCCTGTATGGCGCATTTCCAGTGGCGGCAGTCTTTATGAAAAAGGGCGTAAAGTTTAGTAATATTCTTATTTTCATTGGGGCCTGGTCAACCACCAAAATCCCGATGCTTTTATTTGAAGTGTCATCTCTCGGCGTTAAGTTCGCACTCACCCGGTTACTGATTGATATCCCCGGAATTATTATCATTGCCTATATCCTGTCAACTTTAATATCCAAAGAAGAAGTTGAGAGAATATATCTAAAAGCGGAAAGTCTCAGTAGATAA
- a CDS encoding MoaF-related domain-containing protein, with amino-acid sequence MPDINFLKIGTPEADSFPAVGHTYEADLGGDILVQFEYHSVNSMTIYGLKGEHKGFTQTVEISVMPIRPGIFMVGWQEENQTTVTHIEDFEKGIVYTNITLPGNKSLRLQGPFKPVK; translated from the coding sequence ATGCCTGATATTAATTTTCTTAAAATCGGAACCCCAGAAGCAGACAGTTTCCCAGCTGTAGGCCACACCTATGAAGCTGACCTGGGGGGAGATATTCTTGTCCAGTTCGAATATCACTCTGTGAATTCAATGACAATTTATGGACTGAAAGGCGAGCACAAGGGATTTACCCAAACTGTTGAGATAAGCGTAATGCCCATTCGGCCAGGTATATTTATGGTTGGCTGGCAGGAAGAAAATCAAACAACCGTAACCCATATTGAGGATTTCGAAAAAGGTATAGTTTACACAAATATAACGCTACCGGGCAATAAATCACTCCGCTTACAGGGACCTTTTAAACCGGTGAAATAG
- a CDS encoding cytochrome c biogenesis CcdA family protein translates to MQALINQWLEVISLTIASNMWMAPLFALLAGVLTSFTPCALASVPLVIGYVGGTAKQEPKKAFGLSVTFTVGMAVTYTALGTAASLLGRLLQTTGSWWYLLLGVLMLLMALQTWEIFNFIPSTYALSKNSKRGLIGAFIAGILGGFFSSPCATPVLIALLAIVTKEGNFLWGVLLLLLYSGGHSFLVLIAGTSVGFVQNISANKRYGTVSKVLKLLMGTIILLIAFYMFYLGF, encoded by the coding sequence ATGCAGGCACTGATTAATCAATGGCTGGAAGTTATTTCTTTGACAATCGCCTCAAATATGTGGATGGCACCTTTATTTGCATTGTTGGCAGGAGTTTTGACCTCTTTTACCCCTTGCGCCCTGGCGAGTGTACCGCTTGTCATCGGCTATGTCGGAGGGACGGCCAAGCAAGAGCCGAAAAAAGCCTTTGGCTTGTCTGTCACCTTCACCGTTGGTATGGCGGTTACGTATACCGCGTTGGGGACAGCGGCCTCTCTTTTAGGAAGGCTTCTGCAGACAACAGGTTCCTGGTGGTATTTATTGCTCGGAGTACTCATGCTATTAATGGCGCTGCAAACCTGGGAAATCTTTAACTTTATTCCTTCCACCTATGCACTAAGCAAGAATAGTAAGAGAGGACTTATCGGGGCCTTTATCGCGGGTATTTTAGGCGGCTTTTTCTCTTCTCCTTGCGCAACCCCAGTCTTAATCGCACTGCTTGCCATCGTCACTAAAGAAGGAAATTTTTTATGGGGCGTATTGCTACTCTTGTTGTATTCAGGAGGACATAGTTTTTTGGTCCTGATAGCCGGAACTTCCGTTGGTTTTGTCCAAAACATTTCTGCCAATAAACGCTATGGGACGGTTAGTAAAGTATTAAAGCTCTTGATGGGGACAATAATTCTATTGATTGCGTTTTATATGTTTTACTTAGGGTTTTAA
- a CDS encoding 4Fe-4S dicluster domain-containing protein, whose translation MSKTWYPVINYEGCNECGACFNKCTNDVFALKNTRPVVVNPQTVSRDVKDAVLFALQEQSNILVTQQMAAAAVQVAVTVKQKVYGGFNYE comes from the coding sequence ATGTCAAAAACTTGGTATCCGGTAATTAACTATGAGGGTTGCAACGAATGTGGGGCTTGTTTTAACAAATGTACTAACGATGTATTTGCGTTAAAAAATACACGTCCGGTAGTAGTAAATCCCCAAACTGTATCGAGGGATGTAAAGGATGCCGTACTCTTTGCCCTTCAGGAGCAATCGAATATATTGGTGACGCAGCAAATGGCTGCTGCAGCAGTTCAGGTTGCTGTAACTGTTAAGCAAAAAGTTTATGGAGGATTCAATTATGAATAA
- a CDS encoding MFS transporter: protein MNKKKILSILGLAAFVVMADNWVVSPILPTISKDIGVTVGSAALIITAYMIPFGLFQPLYGYLGDRFGRVKVINVTMVFFTIATALCAIASGLTDLAIFRALTGMFAGSVMPVSFALIGDVFPLNERQSAIGTFLGIGFLGQGLSTIIGGTIAYFFNWRGVFAIYAILAVIPTILLFTVSKGIPAVTNKDSKLFAPMGGLLKNGKSSGIYIIVILEGLLIMGTFSFLGGFIENQYNFNNLIIGLIMSVFGVMAIAGGRLAAKLSAKIGYKKTVIIGLISATLASIINVLAANILPLLIIGIALLGLGLMLAHSTFLTLASEFAAKSRGVATSLVAFCYMGGGGIGTAIGSRILGSNNYVTLFSVYTVGLVLLTLIVLITKKSIVIERAQQTQQVQQQ, encoded by the coding sequence ATGAATAAGAAAAAGATTTTATCAATACTTGGCTTGGCTGCATTTGTAGTCATGGCGGACAATTGGGTTGTATCGCCTATCCTTCCTACCATTTCAAAGGATATCGGCGTAACTGTCGGAAGTGCGGCGTTAATTATTACAGCCTACATGATACCATTTGGCCTGTTTCAGCCCTTATACGGCTACCTTGGAGACAGGTTCGGCAGAGTAAAGGTCATCAATGTGACTATGGTATTCTTCACTATCGCCACGGCATTATGCGCTATCGCCTCCGGTCTCACCGACCTGGCAATATTCAGGGCTTTGACCGGTATGTTTGCTGGTTCGGTAATGCCGGTATCCTTTGCTTTAATCGGTGATGTTTTTCCGCTGAATGAGCGCCAATCGGCAATCGGCACATTTTTGGGCATTGGCTTCCTCGGGCAGGGACTAAGTACGATTATCGGTGGTACAATCGCCTATTTCTTCAATTGGCGAGGCGTATTTGCGATTTACGCAATACTGGCTGTCATCCCAACAATATTGTTGTTTACTGTCAGCAAAGGCATACCTGCTGTTACAAACAAAGACAGTAAATTATTTGCACCCATGGGAGGTTTGCTGAAAAACGGCAAAAGTAGCGGTATATACATTATTGTAATTCTTGAGGGTCTCCTTATTATGGGAACATTTTCTTTCCTTGGAGGCTTTATCGAAAATCAATATAATTTCAACAACCTCATTATCGGGCTGATAATGTCAGTCTTTGGAGTGATGGCAATTGCAGGAGGACGTTTGGCAGCAAAACTGTCCGCAAAAATAGGATATAAAAAGACTGTCATCATTGGTCTTATAAGTGCGACATTAGCAAGCATTATTAACGTGCTTGCAGCGAATATACTTCCATTGCTGATAATCGGTATCGCGTTGTTAGGTTTAGGTCTTATGCTGGCACACTCAACCTTCCTTACACTCGCTTCTGAATTTGCTGCAAAGTCGAGAGGAGTCGCCACATCCCTGGTAGCCTTCTGCTATATGGGCGGCGGAGGTATCGGCACGGCTATTGGTAGCAGGATACTTGGGAGCAATAACTATGTAACATTGTTCTCTGTCTATACTGTAGGTTTAGTTCTATTGACATTAATCGTACTTATCACTAAAAAAAGCATTGTTATAGAAAGAGCGCAGCAAACTCAGCAAGTACAACAGCAATAA
- a CDS encoding thioredoxin family protein, translating to MIIKILGSGCKNCVALAENTKVALAEAGVTAEVMKVTDIQDIMAYGVMSTPALVIDEKVVSYGKVLKSKEIVKILQTVR from the coding sequence ATGATTATTAAAATTTTAGGATCAGGTTGCAAAAATTGCGTTGCCCTTGCCGAAAATACCAAAGTTGCCTTGGCAGAAGCAGGAGTTACTGCCGAAGTAATGAAAGTTACCGATATTCAAGACATCATGGCCTATGGTGTTATGTCTACGCCAGCATTAGTTATCGACGAAAAGGTGGTATCCTACGGAAAAGTCCTGAAATCAAAAGAAATCGTCAAGATTTTACAAACTGTGAGGTAA
- a CDS encoding thioredoxin family protein — protein MSLQPGILGTIDFLAVGHKVLLFSKYERVEFSMNIKVLVSCCSDYGLKEKTDEVIKEIGIVATVEKVKDMETIMAYGVMKAPAIVINEKVKSMGRVPSKDEIKKYIQDEMGV, from the coding sequence TTGAGCTTACAGCCGGGAATTCTTGGAACAATTGACTTCCTGGCTGTAGGTCATAAAGTCTTATTATTTTCTAAATATGAAAGGGTTGAATTTTCAATGAATATTAAAGTCTTGGTATCCTGCTGTTCTGATTATGGTCTGAAAGAGAAAACCGATGAAGTGATTAAAGAAATAGGTATAGTCGCGACAGTCGAGAAAGTCAAAGATATGGAAACGATAATGGCATATGGCGTTATGAAGGCTCCGGCCATTGTTATAAATGAGAAAGTAAAGTCTATGGGTAGAGTCCCAAGTAAAGATGAAATTAAAAAATATATACAGGATGAGATGGGTGTATGA
- a CDS encoding ATP-binding protein translates to MSKTWYPVIDYGKCMECGVCTDKCQHGVYDQQKAPTPIVVQPENCVHGCRGCGELCPAEAISYVGENNRQSNSCGCGCSDDSGGCCG, encoded by the coding sequence ATGTCAAAAACATGGTATCCAGTGATTGATTATGGAAAATGTATGGAATGTGGCGTTTGCACCGACAAGTGTCAGCATGGGGTTTATGACCAACAAAAAGCGCCGACGCCTATTGTAGTCCAGCCTGAGAATTGTGTTCACGGGTGTCGCGGCTGTGGAGAGCTTTGTCCTGCAGAAGCGATCAGTTATGTTGGGGAGAACAATCGGCAGAGTAATTCTTGCGGTTGCGGCTGTTCTGATGACAGTGGTGGTTGCTGTGGCTAG
- a CDS encoding permease, with product MFSLIGHISSFLYNLLTALLKWIFSLFSQNPEFLDSARFKDSVEYFFTDTIVIFLMIIAITFVVSIIRSFFPPERTRKLLGEQGKARGFIGNVVAAVLGIATPFCSCSAVPVFIGFIGAGVPLGTTFSFLIASPMINEVAVTMLWALFGWKIALLYMATGLTVAIIAGAIIGKLKMEKYLEDDVFSIKIGDVEIVKPSWKQRITDAWSYALDLVKKIWPYIIVGLVIGAAIHGWAPGDWLAKYAGRSNPFAVPIAVLIGIPLYSNAAGTLPIVSELTKLGVPMGTALSFMMAVTALSLPEMIILRKVLKPRLLAVFIGIMAVTIVFIGYFFNIILV from the coding sequence GTGTTTTCATTAATAGGTCATATATCAAGTTTTTTATACAATTTGCTAACCGCGTTGCTAAAATGGATCTTTAGCTTGTTCAGCCAGAATCCGGAATTCCTGGATTCGGCACGTTTCAAGGACTCCGTAGAATACTTTTTCACAGATACAATTGTAATATTCTTAATGATTATCGCGATAACATTTGTCGTATCAATCATAAGGAGTTTTTTTCCGCCAGAAAGAACAAGAAAGCTTTTAGGGGAGCAAGGAAAAGCCAGAGGATTTATCGGTAATGTTGTTGCCGCCGTTCTGGGTATTGCAACCCCCTTCTGCTCCTGCTCTGCCGTTCCTGTCTTTATTGGATTTATTGGAGCAGGAGTACCCTTGGGAACAACATTCTCGTTCCTCATTGCGTCACCTATGATAAATGAGGTAGCTGTTACTATGCTTTGGGCTTTGTTCGGCTGGAAGATAGCCTTATTATACATGGCAACCGGGTTAACTGTAGCAATTATTGCAGGAGCCATTATTGGCAAATTGAAGATGGAAAAATATCTTGAGGACGATGTATTTAGCATTAAGATAGGCGATGTTGAGATAGTAAAGCCTTCCTGGAAACAGCGGATTACAGATGCATGGAGTTATGCTCTGGATCTAGTAAAAAAAATATGGCCGTATATCATTGTTGGACTGGTCATTGGCGCTGCCATACATGGTTGGGCTCCCGGTGATTGGCTCGCTAAGTATGCTGGAAGAAGCAATCCTTTTGCAGTTCCAATCGCCGTTCTTATTGGTATACCCCTGTATTCCAATGCTGCAGGCACACTGCCTATTGTCAGCGAACTCACTAAGCTGGGAGTCCCTATGGGTACGGCGTTGTCGTTTATGATGGCGGTAACTGCCTTAAGTCTGCCGGAAATGATTATACTCCGCAAGGTTTTAAAGCCTAGATTACTTGCAGTATTTATAGGAATTATGGCAGTTACCATTGTATTTATAGGCTACTTTTTCAATATAATTTTAGTCTAG
- a CDS encoding thioredoxin family protein, which produces MLGRTIGRVILAVAAVLMTVVVAVARQTVNDSDDRDRKNSKVAKIVVPLIIVIIVAGIWMVKNSQKTVQPGIADNADFALNVTDQLDLDQLKSYGLPIIIDFGADSCVPCKEMAPVLKELNEELQGKVIIKFVDVWKYQALAEGYPIRVIPTQIFIDAEGNPYTPSDPEGMQMNLYTLRDSEEHVFTSHEGGMTKEQLLNVIREMGVN; this is translated from the coding sequence ATGTTGGGGAGAACAATCGGCAGAGTAATTCTTGCGGTTGCGGCTGTTCTGATGACAGTGGTGGTTGCTGTGGCTAGGCAAACTGTAAATGATTCTGATGATCGTGATCGAAAAAACAGCAAAGTAGCTAAAATTGTTGTGCCGCTGATCATCGTAATCATCGTTGCAGGTATTTGGATGGTAAAGAATTCTCAGAAAACAGTCCAGCCGGGTATAGCAGATAATGCCGACTTTGCACTCAATGTAACGGACCAGTTGGACCTAGATCAGTTAAAATCTTATGGCCTACCGATTATTATCGACTTTGGAGCAGATTCCTGTGTGCCGTGCAAAGAAATGGCACCTGTCTTAAAAGAACTGAACGAAGAACTGCAGGGAAAAGTAATCATTAAGTTTGTTGATGTCTGGAAATATCAGGCGTTGGCTGAAGGATATCCCATTCGCGTTATCCCAACCCAGATTTTTATTGACGCTGAAGGAAATCCCTATACTCCCAGTGATCCGGAGGGTATGCAAATGAATCTCTACACTTTGCGGGATTCTGAAGAACATGTCTTCACCAGCCATGAAGGCGGTATGACCAAGGAACAGCTGTTAAACGTCATCCGGGAGATGGGGGTCAACTGA
- a CDS encoding ArsR/SmtB family transcription factor codes for MIDSSFSNYATCFKALSDKLRLNILFYLYQNEEKCVCSLSEYFATAQSALSYHLKILTDNGLLIKRQEAVWNFYSLNKEHFLFPMLKTIFKNQVKAQINTNGK; via the coding sequence ATCATAGATTCTTCATTTTCCAACTATGCAACTTGTTTTAAAGCATTGTCGGACAAGCTTAGGCTAAATATCCTTTTCTACCTTTACCAAAATGAGGAGAAATGTGTATGCAGCTTAAGTGAATACTTTGCTACAGCACAATCTGCTCTCTCATATCATTTAAAAATACTAACAGATAATGGGCTGCTAATAAAGCGACAAGAAGCTGTGTGGAATTTTTACTCTTTGAATAAAGAGCATTTTTTGTTTCCGATGCTAAAGACAATTTTTAAAAATCAAGTAAAAGCACAAATAAATACCAATGGTAAATGA
- a CDS encoding ArsR/SmtB family transcription factor, whose product MKALSDETRLKIFDMLTDGELCACKILEVFNITQSTLSYHMKILCESGLVIGRRDGVWIRYSINHNKLEVIAGFFNQVTKNK is encoded by the coding sequence ATGAAAGCATTATCTGATGAAACAAGACTGAAAATATTTGATATGTTAACCGACGGTGAACTATGTGCCTGCAAAATTCTTGAAGTGTTTAACATTACGCAGTCCACGCTTTCATATCACATGAAGATCTTATGCGAGAGCGGTCTGGTGATTGGCAGGCGGGATGGCGTCTGGATACGGTATTCCATTAATCATAATAAACTTGAAGTCATTGCCGGTTTCTTTAACCAGGTTACGAAAAATAAATAA